The genomic region TTTTTGATGAGATGGATGGGTTCGACGGCAATGTCCGCGGGCCCTATTCGGCTTATTCGGACTGGCTGCAGGAGATGAGCCGTCCGGCCCTCCTCAAGAAATCTGCTGAAGCGCAAGCGTTCTTCCGGCGCACAGGTATCACTTTCAATGTTTATGGAGAGGCCGAAGCAGACGAGCGGCTGATCCCGTTTGACCTGATCCCTCGCATCATCGGGGCAGGGGAATGGGCCAACCTTGTCCGTGGGATTGAGCAGCGGGTGAAGGCCATCAACGCCTTCCTGCACGATATTTACCACCGTCAGGAGATCATCCGGGCCGGCCGCGTGCCGGAGCGCCTGATCCGGGAGAATGATGCCTTCCTGCCGCGCATGATCGGTATGGATCCGCCGGGCGGGATTTACACGCATATTGTGGGCGTGGACCTGGTCCGCACCGGACCGAACGAATTCTTCGTTCTGGAGGATAATGCCCGTACGCCGAGCGGTGTTTCCTACATGCTGGAAAACCGCGAGACGATGCTGAAAATGTTCCCGGAACTCTTCTCGCACATTCGGGTGGAACCGGTTCAGCAATATCCGACGATGCTGCGCCGGTCGCTTGAGCGGTGTGGGCCACCCGTTGCAGACGGGAAGCGCCCAACCGTGGCGGTGCTGACGCCAGGTATTCACAACTCCGCGTATTTTGAGCACGCTTTTCTGGCGGACCAGATGGGTGTCGAACTGGTTGAAGGGCAGGACCTTCGGGTTGTGGACGGCCGTATCGCGATGCGCACAACGCGAGGATATGAGCCTGTCGATGTGATCTATCGGCGGATTGATGATGACTTCCTGGACCCCCTGAACTTCCGTTCCGATTCCCTGCTGGGCGTCGCGGGCATTTTCGATATCTATCGTGCGGGCGGCATCACCATCGCCAATGCGCCGGGCACAGGCATTGCCGACGATAAAGCGATCTATTCCTACATGCCGGAGATCGTCGAATTCTACACAGGGCAGAAGCCGATCCTGAAGAATGTCCCGACCTGGCGGTGTGCCGAGAAAGAGGCTTTGGACTATGTCCTGGATCACCTTGACGAACTCGTCGTCAAGGAAGTCCACGGATCTGGTGGATATGGGATGCTGGTCGGCCCTGCTGCGAGCAAAGCGGAGCTGAAAGCCTTCCGGGTCAAGCTGACCGCCAAGCCGGAAAACTATATCGCCCAGCCAACACTCGCCTTGTCGACTGTCCCGGTGCTGACAAAAGCAGGGCTTGCGCCCCGCCATGTCGATTTGCGGCCGTTCGTGCTCGTTTCACCTGACGGCGTGGAAGTGACCCCGGGCGGGCTGACCCGGGTCGCGATGAAGAAAGGCTCCCTCGTGGTGAATTCCAGTCAGGGCGGCGGAACCAAGGACACCTGGGTCCTGAAGGGGGATTAGGTGATGCTGGGGCGCACAGCTGCCGGTCTTTTCTGGCTGGCCCGATACC from uncultured Hyphomonas sp. harbors:
- a CDS encoding circularly permuted type 2 ATP-grasp protein — protein: MDGFDGNVRGPYSAYSDWLQEMSRPALLKKSAEAQAFFRRTGITFNVYGEAEADERLIPFDLIPRIIGAGEWANLVRGIEQRVKAINAFLHDIYHRQEIIRAGRVPERLIRENDAFLPRMIGMDPPGGIYTHIVGVDLVRTGPNEFFVLEDNARTPSGVSYMLENRETMLKMFPELFSHIRVEPVQQYPTMLRRSLERCGPPVADGKRPTVAVLTPGIHNSAYFEHAFLADQMGVELVEGQDLRVVDGRIAMRTTRGYEPVDVIYRRIDDDFLDPLNFRSDSLLGVAGIFDIYRAGGITIANAPGTGIADDKAIYSYMPEIVEFYTGQKPILKNVPTWRCAEKEALDYVLDHLDELVVKEVHGSGGYGMLVGPAASKAELKAFRVKLTAKPENYIAQPTLALSTVPVLTKAGLAPRHVDLRPFVLVSPDGVEVTPGGLTRVAMKKGSLVVNSSQGGGTKDTWVLKGD